The Streptococcus mitis genome has a segment encoding these proteins:
- a CDS encoding potassium channel family protein, protein MSDRTIGILGLGIFGSSVLEALAKHDMNIIAIDDHEERINQFEPVLARGVVGDITDEELLLSAGIDTCDTVVVATGENLESSVLAVMHCKSLGVPTVIAKVKSHTAKKVLEKIGADAVISPEFEMGRSLAQTILFHNSVDVFQLDKNVSIVEMKIPQSWTDKSLSQLDLRGRYNLNVLGFRAYENAPLDVQFGPNDLLQADAYIMAVINNQHLDTLAELSE, encoded by the coding sequence ATGTCAGATCGGACAATTGGAATTTTAGGCTTGGGAATTTTTGGGAGCAGTGTTTTGGAAGCTCTAGCCAAGCATGACATGAATATCATTGCTATTGATGACCACGAGGAACGCATTAATCAGTTTGAACCAGTGTTGGCGCGAGGGGTAGTTGGAGATATCACGGATGAAGAACTCCTTCTATCAGCGGGGATTGACACCTGTGATACCGTAGTTGTCGCAACGGGGGAAAATCTAGAGTCCAGTGTTCTCGCGGTTATGCACTGCAAGAGTCTAGGAGTACCGACAGTTATTGCCAAGGTCAAAAGCCATACAGCTAAAAAAGTTCTAGAAAAAATCGGTGCGGACGCAGTCATCTCACCAGAGTTTGAAATGGGGCGCTCATTAGCGCAGACAATCCTCTTTCATAACAGCGTGGATGTATTTCAGCTAGATAAGAATGTTTCGATTGTCGAGATGAAAATCCCCCAATCGTGGACGGATAAAAGCCTCAGTCAGTTAGATCTACGTGGGCGATACAATCTCAACGTACTTGGTTTTCGTGCCTACGAAAATGCTCCTCTGGATGTCCAATTCGGACCCAATGACCTCTTGCAGGCAGATGCCTACATCATGGCAGTCATTAATAACCAACATTTGGATACCCTAGCTGAACTGAGTGAGTAG